The region AATTGAGAGCCATGGACGGTATGATATCGATCTTATTATCCTTTCTTACAAATAGAGGTATGATATCGTTATCTGTCTTAGTAATTTCTATAAGTCCTTTAAAATGATCTTGAGACCTGATTGTGATCTCATGAATTTTACCGTGATAGCGTGCCACCTCCATCATGTTTACATAATCGTCTGTCGCAGAAAACAACCCAGCATCAGAGTTTTTATTAGGGTTATTGATCTCGTTAGAATGTACTAATCTGTACGCTCCATTTTCACCAAAACGGTCGCTGAAACGTTCAAGAGCGTAGTCATTAATTTGTGAATTACCGGTAAGCGCTAACAAAAACCCAATGTTGTTAAATTCAATATCGTCTGATATGGAGTCTGAATAAATGTCGGCGGTTATAGCATCCAGTCCTTGTTCCTTTGCAACACGTATATTGCTTGCATTGGTATCTACTAAAACGACACTGCGGCCATGATCCTTTAGGTAGGAAGCAATAATTCTAGAGAATTTTGAGGCCCCTACGATCATGATCCCGTTAGATTTCTTAAGGAATACACCTACCATTTTTGCAAACAGTCGCGCGGTGGTAGCATTGAGCAATACCGTACCGAGGACGATCATAAAAACGAGTGGTGTGATGTATTCTGCTCCTTGAACTCCCTGAGCGACTAATTTAGATCCGAATAATGAGGCGATACCAGCAGCAACAATACCACGAGGTCCTACCCAAGAAATAAATAGTTTTTCATTTAATTTCAAACCGCTATGGGTTGAACTAGCAAACACACCAAGGGGCCTAATGACAAAGGCTATGATCGCAAATAGAACTGCGGTTTCCCATCGGTAGATCAAGTAAAGGTCTTCCATGTTGATGTTTGCAGATAGCAATATGAAGAGAATAGAGATCAACAGTACACTCAGAGATTCTTTAAAGTAAAGCAATTCTTTAAGGTTGGGTAAATTCATATTACCCATTACCATTCCCATGACTACTACGGCCAGTAATCCAGATTCATGTGCAAAAGAATCGCTTAGCACAAAAACGCCAAGCACTGTTGCAAGAGTAAAAACATTTAACAAATAATGAGGGATGAGCTTCTTTTTAATAGAGAAGACCAAGGCATGTGCAAAAGAAAAACCAAAGGTAAACCCGAATAAAACAATCTTACCAAATTCTTCTAAAGCAACTAAAGTGAATTCTCCACCAGCGCCCGCACTAATAAATTCAAAAACCAATACAGCAAATAAGGCCCCTATAGGGTCTATAAGAATCCCTTCCCATTTCAATATAGAACTCAAGTCTTTTTTAAGAGGAATATTTCTTAGAATAGGAGTAATTACGGTAGGTCCTGTTACAATGATAAGAGCAGAGAAAAGCAGAGAGATCTTCCAGCTCAATCCAAAAATATAATGAGCCGCCACGCCACCACCTGTAAAAGTGATAAGTACAGCGATGGATATTAATTTACCGATTACAGGTCCTGTATTTAGTATTTCGGTACGTTTTAGGGTGAGTCCGCCTTCAAATAAGATGATGCTTATCGCCAGGGATACAAAATAAAATAAACTGTCTCCAGGGAACAGGCCTTTTTCTCCATTCCATATGGGCTCTATAATCTTAGCGTCCATATATAATGTAGCGATAGGTCCTACCAGTAGACCTATAATAATAAGTGGTAAAATAGCCGGGATTTTAAACCTCCATGCCACCCATTGTGCCAGTATTCCTAATATGATAATTCCTGCTAACTCTAGCATGTTTTAAATTTTGAGGAAAATTACGACCTTTTTTACAGGTTTTATAATTGTTCCGCTTTCGCGAAAGCGAAATACGCAATAATTAAGCCTATATTTATGATTTTTAACAAATATTAAGTGTTGACTGATCCCTCATTTAAAAATATAGCGATAGGAATCGCATTTTCCCCTACCTTAGAAGCAAACGTAAGTGAAGCCGCTAGACTAAGCTGTATGTTGGGAGCAAAATTATTACTTATTCACGTAGGTAAAGGAAGCCCAGAAAAAATTCAGATCATTGATCAATTTATAGGAAATTGCAATCAATCGCAATTATCTTACGAGCTCGTTTTTAAAGAAGGAGAGCCGGTCGATGTTATTTTAGAAGCGGTTCAAGAATATCATATAGACTTACTTTTATTAGGAGCATTAAAAAAGGAAAAATTTGTAAAGTTTTACCTAGGTTCTATCGCTCGTAAAATTACAAGAAAAGCTACTTGTTCAGTACTTTTAATTACCAATCCCAGTGTGGTTAGAAAACCATGCAAGCACGTAGTAGTTAACAGTCTAAAAGATACGCATACCGAGCGCACCATAGGAACTGCTTTTTATGTAGCCCACAGTCTGGGCAGCAACCAACTCACTATTGTAGAAGAAATAGAAGACCAAAAAATATCTATTAAAATTGATGATGATCAAAGTTTGCGCAAAGCAAACCTGCTTAAAGAAAAATTAAAAAGGCAAGAGGAATCAAGAGTGCGTGGGATTTTAAGTCATATTCCTGAAGAACAAAAGGAGGGGATGTTTATAGAAACACAAGCTATTTTTGGAAAACGAGGTTATTCAATAGGTCATTACGCACAAATAGTACGTGCCGACCTTCTTGTTATGAACGGCCCTAAGAAATATACTTTTTTAAGCAGATTTTTTCCACACGATCTAGAATATATTTTAAAAGAATTACCTACAGATGTACTCATAGTAAGATGACGAAGAAGAAAACAGACATTAAAGGATTTTTTAAGTCATTGCCCAAAAACATTTTTAGTGGTTTTGTTGTAAGTCTTATAGCATTACCTTTAGGGTTAGGGCTTGCTATGGCTAGTGATGCACCACCTATTTCTGGTGTCATTGCAGCAGTGGTAGGCGGTGTTTTAGTTTCTATTTTAGGAGGCAGCCATGTCACTATTTCTGGACCTGGGAACGGGCTGGTAGGAGTTATATTAGTTGCTGTGGCGACCTTGGGGTTGAATGGAACCTATGCAGCAATCATATGTTCTGGAATATTGCTTACCATTTTAGGATTTTTAAGAATGGGTAAATTGGCAGATTTCTTTCCGTCCAGCGCTATTCAAGGAATGCTTGCTGCAATAGGCCTTATTATTCTGGGCAAACAGTTCCATATTATGATGGGCAATCAAATAAAGTTAGACGGCAGCGTGGATTATTTACTCGCTATTCCTTCTACTGTAATAGGTGCTTTTTCTTATGATCACTCCGGTTTTACTTATGCAGCAATCGCCGGTATTCTAGCATTAGGTATTATGGTTTTTTATCCTAAAATACGCAACAAATACTTTCACCTTATTCCAGCACCCATGTGGATCGTACTGATCTCTATAGGATTCAGCTATTTTTATGAATTGGTATTGCAGCAGCCGCACCCTGTAGACCCTGCTTATATGATCGCCGATATTCCTACTGGAGCTCAAATCATTTCTGATATTCCCATTCCAAATTTTGATCTGTTGGGATCTTTTAGCTTTTGGGGAAGTGTTCTTGCAATTACCTTGATCGCCAGTATAGAGTCTTTATTAAGTATCAAAGCGGTCGATCAATTAGACCCTGAAAAAAGACGATCTAATGTCAATAGAGACTTAAAAGCATTAGGTCTCGCTACTATAGGAAGCGGATTTTTAGGAGGTCTTAATGTAGTTACGGTAATTGCACGCAGTTCAGTAAATGTAAATAATGGTGGTAGCAATCGCTCTTCTAACTTTGCACATGCTACGTTTTTGGTGATTTTTATATTGCTGTTTAGTACGCAGCTCACTCGTATTCCATTGCCGGCATTGATGGCCATATTGGTTTATACCGGTTATAAACTGGCCTCACCAAGAAATATAGCTAAGATTTTTAGGATAGGTAAGGAGCAGCTCCTTATTTTTTCCACAACTTTACTGGTGACCCTATTTGTAGGTTTGATTTCAGGGATTTTGGCAGGTGTGTTGATGACATTTGTTATTCATGTGATTATTAATAAAGACTTGGAGCTTTTTATCAAAAACTGGAGCAAGCCTAATGTGTTGATGTTGAAAGAAAAGCGAGGGGATCAACATTATTATATCAACGTAAAACACTATTGTACATTTTTAAACTTTTACAAACTCAAAGAAAAATTAAATGCCATTCCAGAGACTGAAGACGTGGTTGTAGACCTTTCTCTCTGTGAATTTGTTGACCATACCGTAATGGAAAATTTGAGTGCTTATCAAGATGTCTTTCACAAACGAGGTGGGCACCTGGAATTGATAGGATTAGATCTTCACGGTACAGAATCAGGACATCCTTTTGCTTTAAGGAGGTTGATTCCTGGAATTCCATTCCTAACGGATAACCTAACTAAAAGGCAGACCACGCTTCAAGAGATTGCTGATAATTACAGTCTGAATTATGAGGCTGACGTAAAAGAAGATACAGAGGTGCTGGATGATTTTAGATACTTCAGAACCAAGCGTATTGAAAAAATATACAACAGGCTATTCAATAAAGATGCTTCTTTTTCAGTTTTTGATATACATTACTCTGAAGGGGAATTTATTGCCAAAGAAGACGTGCGTACCACTATGCTTCATATAAAATTTGATCATCAGATTCCAGAATTCACCTTAGATAGTGAAGGCTTTCTCGAGCGCGTTTATGCTATTGCCGGTTACAACGATATCCCAATAGATAATCATTCTGATTTTTCTAAGCGCTTCTATTTGTTAGGTGATGAACCCAAATTAGTTCAAGACTATTTTACTGATGATCTGGTACGATTCTTTGAAAGCAACACCTATTACCATGTAGAGTCTGATGGTATTTCTTTACTGGTATTTAAATCCCAACGAACCGCTGGAGTGAAGGAAATCAAACAGCTGCTAGACTTTGGTACAAGACTCTCTAAAATTGTGGTTAAAGAAGAAGCCCAGCAAGCTTAACGTCCTCATTTAAATAGGTATTAATCTCTAATGCCTTTGCGTTTATTAGAGTTGATTTTGTATTTTGCATGACCTATGAAAATACACGCTATTGAATCCGGTAATTTTAAGTTGGACGGCGGTGCCATGTTTGGCGTAGTGCCTAAAACTTTATGGACCCGTACAAATCCAGCAGACGCAAACAACATGATTGATATGGCAGCACGATGCCTTCTTATCGAGAATGGAGACCGATTGACACTTATAGACACCGGCATGGGAAATAAGCAGTCAGAGAAGTTTTTTGGCTACTATTATATGGACCATAGATTTGATCTGGACAGCTCACTAAAGGAAAAGGGTTTTTCCAGGAATGATATTACAGACGTATTTTTGACGCACTTGCATTTTGATCATTGTGGAGGCGTGATTAAGAAAAGTAGTACAGGAGATTTTTTAGAGCCCGCTTTCGCGAAAGCGATATGCCACACCAACTCCAGTCACTGGAACTGGGCCGCAGAGCCCAACGACAGGGAGAAGGCTAGTTTTTTAACAGAAAATATAAAGCCTATAGAAGAAAATGGACAGTTGAACTTTATTTCTCAAAAAGGAACTTATGAGAAAAAAAACGAAATGGACTTTGATATTCTATTTGTAGACGGTCATACAGAAAAAATGATGATTCCTCATATTCATATGGGAGAAAAGACATTTGTGTTTATGGCAGATTTACTGCCTACAGTAGGACACTTGCCATTACCTTATGTGATGGGTTACGATACCAGACCTTTACTGACACTAGGAGAAAAAGAAAAATTTCTTAATGAGGCGGCAACAAAAGGTTATTACCTGATACTGGAGCATGACCCTTTTAACGAAATCATCACGGTAAAACACACCGATAAAGGGGTGAGACTAGATCAAACCTTTACTTTTAAAGACTTATTTTAAAAATTAAATTAATAATAAATAACAAATGAAGTATTCAATTTTTAAATCGACTTTGTTAACCATTGCAGCAGCAGGTTTATTAGCTAGCTGTGGTAGTGGTGGAGCAATAGTCTCGCCGCCTATAGGAAATATAGACAGCACACCATTAAAAACGCAAGCACTTACTGAAGAGCAGGCAAGAAACTGGAAAGACTATGATCTTGTAACAGATACCATTCCTGGAATGAGTATCAATAAAGCTTACACAGAACTGCTCAATGGTAAAAAAGGTAAAACCGTCGTGGTAGCCGTAATTGACTCTGGTATTGATATAGAGCACGAAGATCTGGATGGAGTGATCTGGACCAATACGGATGAAATCCCTAATAACGGGAAGGATGACGATAACAATGGTTATATCGATGATGTTCACGGATGGAACTTTCTAGGAGATATCGTTGATGAAAACTTGGAATACGAGCGTATCGTAAGAGATAAAGCTATGCTGCCTGCAGACATCGTTGCCAAAGCTCAAAAAGAATACGATGCTAAGGTAGAAGCGGCTCAACAAGAGAAAGCATTCTATGAGCAGCAAATTGCAGCGGTAGAAGGGTTTGACTCTAAACTAGAAGCAGCTACTGGGAAAAATGAGTATACCTTAGAAGATGTAAATGCAGTTGAAACTGGAGAGGATGAAGAGCTAGTGCAAGCTAAAGGAATTGCACAAAGAGTTTTTCCTCAATACGAGAATTTTAAAAACTTAAAAGACTTATTACAAGGTGAAGTGGATGGGCTTACAGCTCTTCTTAATGGGGATAAGTTAAAGACCAACTACCGTAAAGACCTCCTCAATGATGATCCTTATGTATGGGATACCCCAGTATACGGGAATAATGAATATTCTGGTCCAGATCCAGAAAAGGCAGATGCGTTTCACGGGACACACGTGGCAGGAATTATCGCTGCAGAGCGGGATAACGGCCTAGGGGTGAATGGTGTTGCAAATCATGTAGAAATCATGGTATTAAGAGCTGTTTCTCAAGCAGATGAATACGACAAAGATATCGCTAAAGCCATACGTTATGCTGCAGATAATGGAGCAAAAGTAATTAACGGAAGTTTTGGAAAATACCACTCTACAAATGCACAATGGGTTTGGGAGGCTATCAAATATGCCGAATCTAAAGATGTACTTTTTGTAAATGCAGCTGGTAATGAAGGAATTGACACAGATTTTACTCAAGTATATCCACAAGATCAAGTTCTTGCTGGTGCAGAGATTTCTGACAATTTTTTAACCGTTGGAGCATTGAATTTTGAATATGGCTCTGGTTTAGTTGCAAATTTTTCTAATTACGGTAAAAGTAGTGTGGATGTATTTGCTCCTGGAGTAGCTATTTATTCCACAGCTCCTAATAATGAATACCGCAATGCAGGTGGTACTTCTATGGCTTCTCCGGCTGTAGCAGGGGTAGCTGCAGTTATTAGATCTCAATATCCCAAACTTACTGCTTCACAAGTAAAGCATGTAATTATGGACAGTGGCTTAACAACTAGTGCTAGAGTAGTCTTAGGTGGTGATGCAGAAGATACCAAAGCATTTGGTGAAACAACAGTTTCTGGTAAGATGGTCAATCTTTATAATGCATTAATTATCGCTTCTAGAATATAGTATATCAGAATCTTTGAAAGTAGGATATAGCGGTCTGTTTTAATTTTAAAACAGACCGCTATATTTTGATTAAAGAGGTCTTTTTTTTTAAAGAAAAACTAAAACTGATGTTTTTACGTTTAATACAGCAGGACGTATCAGTTTCTGTATGTTTGAGCAGGCTGTGTTTAGTGATAAAGGTTCACTTAATTCTATTCGTCGATTTTAATTACCCTTTAATAAATTAAAAACATCGACGAAATACAGTAAATAATAATAAAATGAATAGATGACATATCTTTTTTGCCGGAGTTCTTTTTAATTTCTACTTTCGCAACTGCATAATGATGAACATGATTTTAACAAATTTTAACTTTTTTTGCTTGATGTTGCTGCAGCGGGTTCCACCGACTCCTAATGCAACTGGAAAAATGGGTCCTACTCCGCCTGGAGATGTAGTGCCTTTAGATACTAATGTTTGGATATTATTGATCATAGCTATTCTTATGATCTTTTATGTAACAGTACCTAGATTAAAGAAAACAGTTTAAAGACTCATTAGTCTTTTTACATACTTTCCTATTACGTCAAATTCTAGATTCACTTGATCGCCTTTTGATAAGGTTTTGAACCCTGTGTGCTCATAGGTGTATGGAATGATAGCAACAGAAAAGGAATCGAGTTTTGAACCGACTACAGTAAGGCTTACTCCATTAATACAAATGCTTCCCTTCTCAATGGTTACGTTGTTTAACTTTGAATCGTATTCAAAACTAAACACCCAGGAACCGTCCTTATTGATCACTTCTGTGCAGGTAGCCGTTTGATCTACGTGTCCTTGAACAATGTGTCCGTCTAATCGGGCATTCATTTTCATAGCGCGCTCTATGTTTACTATATCACCTTCTTGTAGATCGCTTATATTAGTTTTATTTAAAGTTTCCTCAATCGCTGTTACCGTATATTGATTTCCATCAATGGAAACAACGGTAAGACAGACCCCATTATGAGCAACGCTCTGATCAATTTTTAATTCTGAAGTTAAGTCACAAAGCAAACTCAGATGTAAATTAGTGCCCTCTTTTTTAAGCTGGACAACTTTTGCGGCACTCTCAATGATTCCTGTAAACATAACTGGCTAAAAAACTTTACTTTTATACTTTCAAAAATAAGGCATAAATAGCGCATTACATGAATAAGGAAGAGAATATCAAAGTAGGTATTACGATAGGGGATCCTAATGGAGTAGGTGGAGAGATAATACTAAAGGCATTTGAGGATCCTAGAATGTTAGAAATGTATACTCCAGTAGTTTTTGCAAGTACAAAACTACTCTCCTTCTATGCAAAAACATTTGATTTGAAAACTAAAATACACGGTATTACCTCATTAGACGAGGTAGTTCCAGGGAAGTTTAATGTATTGCGATTAATAAAGGAGCCATTTACAGTACAATGGGGAGAGGTGAGTACAGAAGCAGGAAAGCTAGCTATAAGAAGTTTAGAAGCTGCCACTGCTGCTCTTAAAGAGAATAAAATAGACGTATTAGTTACGGCGCCTATCAATAAAGAATCAATTCACTCAGAAGACTTCACATTTCCAGGCCATACCGATTATTTAAATCAAGAATTGGAAGGAGAAAGCTTAATGTTTATGGTTTCTGATGAATTGCGAGTAGGTTTGCTTACAGATCATGTACCTGTAAAAGATGTCCCTTCCACTATTAATGAAAAATTAATTAAGACCAAGATAGGAACGATTAAAGAGTCTCTAAAAAAGGATTTTGGAATTAGTAAGCCTAGAATAGCTGTTTTAGGAATTAATCCTCACGTAGGAGATAATGGTGTTATAGGAACAGAAGATCAGGATACACTTATTCCTGCTTTAGAGCAATTACGAGAAGACGGGAATATTATTTTTGGCCCCTATGCAGCAGATTCCTTCTTCGGAAATAAAAAATACAAAGAATTTGATGCTGTTTTAGCAAGTTATCACGATCAAGGATTGATCCCGTTTAAAACCATAGCCTTCGGTCATGGGGTTAATTATACAGCGGGACTTAGTCATGTAAGAACCAGTCCTGATCATGGGACAGGCTTTGATATCGCTGGAAAGGGAACTGCAAATCCAGAATCATTTGTCGCTGCAATTGATGCAGCAATCGTGATATATTTAAAGCGTAAAGAGTATGATATCTTGAATGAAAACCCGTTGAAAAAACTTTCTCGCAAACGAAGGTGATATTAACACTAGGTTTTTAATAACTTTTATTATCTTTGCCCGCTCTTTGAAAGAGTAGTATTATGGAACTCAAGGCTTTTATTTTATCCTTTGCCGGATTAAAGCAAGGGAAGCACCAGTTTAAGTACGAGGTCGATAACACGTTTTTTGAAAATTTTGGATTTGAAGAGTTTAATAGTTCATCACTAGTAATTGATGCAGAGCTGGATAAAAGAAATACCATTATGGATCTTTTTTTAAAAGCTACTGGGTCAGTTAATTTAAATTGTGATGTTACTAATGAGCCATTTGATCTAGACATAGATGCTTCTATGGATTTGGTCATCAAATTTGGAGATATTTTTAATGACGATAATGAAGATTTATTGATCCTTTCACATGGAGACTATGAATTCAATATCGCTCAGTATGTGTATGAAATGCTAGTGCTTTCCATACCTCAAAAAAGAGTTCATCCAGGTGTTGAAGACGGTTCTTTAGATTCAGACGTTTTAGATAAATTGGAGGAATTAAGAGTTTCAATGCCAGAAGAAAAAAGTAACAGTAACGATATAGATCCCAGATGGGACGCATTAAAGAAATTAAAAACGGATAATAATTTATAGCCATGGCGCATCCTAAGAGAAAAATCTCGAAAACGAGAAGAGACAAAAGAAGAACTCACTACAAAGCTACAGTTCCACAAATTGCTACAGATTCAACAACTGGTGAAGCTCACCTTTATCACAGAGCGCACTGGCATGAAGGAAAACTGTATTACAGAGGTAATGTAGTTATAGACAAAACTGAAGTAGCGGAGGCTTAATTCACAATTAATTATTTCGTAGAAAACAATTGCTTTCTATATGAAATCAAAAAAAATGACACGTTTTTATTAAAAATGTGTCATTTTTTCTGGTTTCTAGAGCTTTTTTATTAGCTTTCCACGCGCTAATTAAATCATTAGAATCCCCAGTATGAGTAATATTAAAGCGGCGATAACGGCAGTAGGTGCCTATGCTCCAGAGTATAGACTTACAAATGCCATTTTAGAAACCATGGTCGACACCAACGACGAATGGATCACTTCTCGTACCGGAATTAAAGAACGCCGTATCCTTAAGGATAAGGATAAAGGAACATCTTATCTCGCTATTCAAGCAGCACAAGACCTTATTAAGAGCGCAAATCTAGATGTCTCTACTATAGATTTAGTTCTCGTGGCAACGGTAACACCAGACATGCCAGTCGCTTCTACAGCAGCTTTTGTTGCATCAGAAATAGGTGCTGTAAATGCATTCTCTTATGATTTAATGGCAGCATGCTCAGGCTTTCTATACGGTATGAGTACCGCTAGCAGTTACATAGAATCTGGTCGTTATAAAAAAGTATTGCTGATTGGGGCAGATAAAATGTCCTCCATTATAAATTACGAAGACCGCGAGACTTGTATCATTTTTGGAGATGCCGGTGGCGCAGTTCTTTTTGAACCTAATTTAGAACCTTATGGATTTGAGGATGAAGTCCTGCGCAGTGATGCCATAGGACGTAATTTTCTCAAAATAGATGCTGGAGGATCTTTGTTGCCAGCCTCTCATGAAACGGTAGATAAGAAACAACATTACGTTTTTCAGGATGGGAAAAACGTTTTTAAATATGCAGTGTCAAAAATGGCCGACGTTTCAGAGGAAATCGTGGAGCGCAACAATCTTACCAATGAAGACATTAACTGGCTGGTGCCGCATCAAGCAAACAAACGCATCATAGATGCAACTGCAAGAAGAATAAATCTTTCAGCAGAGAAGGTGATGATGAATATTCATAAATATGGAAATACCACCAGTGCCACTTTGCCACTATTATTAAAAGAGTACGAGACTCAGTTAAAAAAGGGAGATCGCTTAGTATTTGCCGCCTTTGGTGGTGGTTTTACTTGGGGGTCTATTTTATTAACTTGGGCTTACGATAGTTAAACTTAATAACCACACTATTTATGGACATTAAAGAAATACAGAACCTAATCAAATTTGTTGCTAAATCTGGAGCAAGTGAGGTAAAATTAGAAATGGATGATATAAAAATCACCATCAGAACAGGAAGTGATGCAGATGTTACTTACGTATCCCAGGCACCTCCTATGCAAATGGCTCCAGTTCAACAAGCAGCTCATGCGCCAGTTGCTAGTGAGACTCCAGCAGCGACAGCAGCTCCGGCAGCAGAAAGTATTGATAAATACGTTACTGTAAAGTCTCCTATAATTGGAACCTTTTACAGGAAATCTTCTCCAGATAAGCCTTCTTTTGTCGAGGTAGGAGATAGTATTAAAGAAGGTGATACCTTATGTATTATCGAGGCGATGAAACTTTTCAACGAGATTGAAAGTGAAGTTTCGGGTACTATTGTAAAAGTGCTTATTGATGATTCTTCTCCGGTAGAATTTGATCAGCCATTATTTTTAGTAGATCCTTCTTAATAGGAGAAGAATTTTTTATGTCTTAGTGTTGGTTTTGCCGCTACTTTCTTACCGCTTTCGCGAAAGTGAAACAAAAAAAGAAGTTGGTGCTGAATTTAATTCAGTGCGAAAGTGAGCTAACCAGCCCTTATCTAAAAAGAAACATGATGTTTAAAAAAATATTAATAGCAAATCGTGGTGAGATAGCCCTTAGGGTTATACGAACTTGCAAGGAAATGGGAATTAAAACAGTAGCGGTATACTCTACTGCTGATGCCGAAAGCCTTCACGTAAAATTTGCTGATGAAGCAGTTTGTATAGGTCCACCACCTAGTAATCTATCGTACTTAAAAATGTCTAACATTATTAGTGCAGCAGAGATTACAAATGCAGACGCCATTCACCCTGGATATGGATTTCTTTCTGAAAACGCAGATTTTTCTCGTATTTGTGAAGAACACCAAATCAAGTTTATAGGCGCTAGTGCTGAGATGATCTCCAAAATGGGAGATAAAGCTACAGCAAAGAAAACTATGAAAGAAGCAGGTGTACCTTGCGTTCCAGGATCTGAAGGAATTATTGCAGATTTTGAGGAATGTATTAAAACTGCAAAAGAAACCGGTTATCCGGTAATGCTTAAAGCTACTGCTGGTGGTGGTGGTAAAGGAATGCGTGCTGTGTGGAAAGAAGAAAATCTTCAGGACGCATGGGATAGCGCCCGTTATGAGTCTAAAGCAGCCTTCGGTAATGATGATATGTATATGGAGAAACTCATTGAAGAGCCACGCCATATAGAAATCCAGATCGTAGGCGATAGCTATGGAACAGCATGCCATTTAAGTGAGCGTGATTGTTCTGTACAAAGACGTCACCAAAAGCTTACGGAAGAAGTGCCTTCTCCATTTATGACCAAAAAATTACGTAAGGAAATGGGTGAAGCTGCGGTAAAAGCAGCAGAATACATTGCTTATGAAGGAGCTGGGACAGTAGAATTTCTTGTAGATAAGCACCGTAATTTCTACTTTATGGAAATGAACACTCGTATACAAGTAGAGCACCCTATTACAGAGCAGGTCATTGACTTTGATCTTATTAGAGAGCAAATTTTAGTTGCTGCGGGAGTGAAAATTTCAGGGAAGAACTATGAACCTTCATTACACTCTATTGAGTGCAGAATAAATGCAGAAGATCCTTATCACGATTTCCGTCCTTCTCCAGGGAAGATTACTACATTACACGCACCTGGTGGTCACGGTGTTCGATTAGACACTCATGTATACGCTGGATATTCCATCCCGCCTAATTATGACTCGATGATTGCAAAGTTGATTACGACTGCAAGAACACGTCAAGAGGCGATTGATAAGATGAAACGCGCACTAGATGAGTTTGTCATAGAGGGAATTAAAACTACGATTCCTTTTCACAGACAGCTTATGGATGAGCCAGATTATGTAGCTGGGAA is a window of Nonlabens sp. MB-3u-79 DNA encoding:
- a CDS encoding YceD family protein, with product MELKAFILSFAGLKQGKHQFKYEVDNTFFENFGFEEFNSSSLVIDAELDKRNTIMDLFLKATGSVNLNCDVTNEPFDLDIDASMDLVIKFGDIFNDDNEDLLILSHGDYEFNIAQYVYEMLVLSIPQKRVHPGVEDGSLDSDVLDKLEELRVSMPEEKSNSNDIDPRWDALKKLKTDNNL
- the accB gene encoding acetyl-CoA carboxylase biotin carboxyl carrier protein, which translates into the protein MDIKEIQNLIKFVAKSGASEVKLEMDDIKITIRTGSDADVTYVSQAPPMQMAPVQQAAHAPVASETPAATAAPAAESIDKYVTVKSPIIGTFYRKSSPDKPSFVEVGDSIKEGDTLCIIEAMKLFNEIESEVSGTIVKVLIDDSSPVEFDQPLFLVDPS
- the pdxA gene encoding 4-hydroxythreonine-4-phosphate dehydrogenase PdxA, giving the protein MNKEENIKVGITIGDPNGVGGEIILKAFEDPRMLEMYTPVVFASTKLLSFYAKTFDLKTKIHGITSLDEVVPGKFNVLRLIKEPFTVQWGEVSTEAGKLAIRSLEAATAALKENKIDVLVTAPINKESIHSEDFTFPGHTDYLNQELEGESLMFMVSDELRVGLLTDHVPVKDVPSTINEKLIKTKIGTIKESLKKDFGISKPRIAVLGINPHVGDNGVIGTEDQDTLIPALEQLREDGNIIFGPYAADSFFGNKKYKEFDAVLASYHDQGLIPFKTIAFGHGVNYTAGLSHVRTSPDHGTGFDIAGKGTANPESFVAAIDAAIVIYLKRKEYDILNENPLKKLSRKRR
- a CDS encoding beta-ketoacyl-ACP synthase III, coding for MSNIKAAITAVGAYAPEYRLTNAILETMVDTNDEWITSRTGIKERRILKDKDKGTSYLAIQAAQDLIKSANLDVSTIDLVLVATVTPDMPVASTAAFVASEIGAVNAFSYDLMAACSGFLYGMSTASSYIESGRYKKVLLIGADKMSSIINYEDRETCIIFGDAGGAVLFEPNLEPYGFEDEVLRSDAIGRNFLKIDAGGSLLPASHETVDKKQHYVFQDGKNVFKYAVSKMADVSEEIVERNNLTNEDINWLVPHQANKRIIDATARRINLSAEKVMMNIHKYGNTTSATLPLLLKEYETQLKKGDRLVFAAFGGGFTWGSILLTWAYDS
- a CDS encoding riboflavin synthase translates to MFTGIIESAAKVVQLKKEGTNLHLSLLCDLTSELKIDQSVAHNGVCLTVVSIDGNQYTVTAIEETLNKTNISDLQEGDIVNIERAMKMNARLDGHIVQGHVDQTATCTEVINKDGSWVFSFEYDSKLNNVTIEKGSICINGVSLTVVGSKLDSFSVAIIPYTYEHTGFKTLSKGDQVNLEFDVIGKYVKRLMSL
- a CDS encoding S8 family peptidase; this encodes MKYSIFKSTLLTIAAAGLLASCGSGGAIVSPPIGNIDSTPLKTQALTEEQARNWKDYDLVTDTIPGMSINKAYTELLNGKKGKTVVVAVIDSGIDIEHEDLDGVIWTNTDEIPNNGKDDDNNGYIDDVHGWNFLGDIVDENLEYERIVRDKAMLPADIVAKAQKEYDAKVEAAQQEKAFYEQQIAAVEGFDSKLEAATGKNEYTLEDVNAVETGEDEELVQAKGIAQRVFPQYENFKNLKDLLQGEVDGLTALLNGDKLKTNYRKDLLNDDPYVWDTPVYGNNEYSGPDPEKADAFHGTHVAGIIAAERDNGLGVNGVANHVEIMVLRAVSQADEYDKDIAKAIRYAADNGAKVINGSFGKYHSTNAQWVWEAIKYAESKDVLFVNAAGNEGIDTDFTQVYPQDQVLAGAEISDNFLTVGALNFEYGSGLVANFSNYGKSSVDVFAPGVAIYSTAPNNEYRNAGGTSMASPAVAGVAAVIRSQYPKLTASQVKHVIMDSGLTTSARVVLGGDAEDTKAFGETTVSGKMVNLYNALIIASRI
- the rpmF gene encoding 50S ribosomal protein L32, producing the protein MAHPKRKISKTRRDKRRTHYKATVPQIATDSTTGEAHLYHRAHWHEGKLYYRGNVVIDKTEVAEA